In Nonomuraea sp. NBC_00507, the following are encoded in one genomic region:
- a CDS encoding DUF2690 domain-containing protein, whose translation MSHGTITSISRKMAAFGTGTALASGLIAAGLMNGAADAASLSVSRTAEPASVHPYDGKDPYSSGCAKSKVNTGKKASLRNEVGDSLGTIRLFYSRHCGTNWGEVSVATRGSGTITVFTSTKSRSFTYRPGNGGHHWGNMVYAPSGVCAKATGTVTTGVGRANKGSGTTAKACD comes from the coding sequence ATGAGTCACGGCACCATTACGTCGATCTCCAGGAAGATGGCCGCCTTCGGCACGGGCACCGCCCTGGCCAGTGGTCTTATAGCCGCCGGTCTGATGAACGGTGCGGCCGACGCCGCCTCCCTCTCTGTCTCGAGGACCGCAGAGCCGGCGAGCGTTCACCCGTACGACGGAAAGGATCCCTACAGCAGCGGGTGCGCCAAGTCCAAGGTGAACACCGGGAAGAAGGCCTCCCTGAGGAACGAGGTCGGGGACAGCCTGGGCACGATCCGGCTGTTCTACTCCCGCCACTGCGGCACCAACTGGGGCGAGGTGTCGGTCGCCACGAGAGGCTCCGGCACCATCACCGTCTTCACCAGCACCAAGAGCAGATCCTTTACCTATCGGCCCGGGAACGGCGGGCACCACTGGGGCAACATGGTCTACGCCCCCAGCGGCGTATGCGCCAAGGCCACGGGCACGGTGACGACCGGGGTCGGTCGCGCCAACAAGGGCAGCGGCACCACAGCGAAGGCCTGCGACTAG
- a CDS encoding nuclear transport factor 2 family protein, translating to MAAFLPLNGVSLTWEVIDRPHGTGKTPDMSRDTRAIVEELLRRIAEGDHDRTAELFAEQFDWRLDWPADGHPAVPWIRPRSSRADVADHFRSLSAHHVPELNGTSVARILVDGADAVVLGEIAQTVRGNGTAYTSPFALHLSVEEGLIVRYHIYEDSLTVARALSA from the coding sequence GTGGCCGCGTTCCTGCCCCTGAATGGGGTCTCGCTTACGTGGGAGGTAATCGACAGGCCGCACGGGACCGGAAAAACTCCTGACATGAGTCGTGACACCCGCGCCATCGTGGAAGAGTTGCTTCGCCGGATCGCCGAGGGCGATCATGACCGCACCGCCGAGTTGTTCGCCGAGCAGTTCGACTGGCGGCTCGACTGGCCCGCTGATGGGCATCCGGCGGTGCCGTGGATCCGACCGCGGTCGAGCCGGGCCGATGTGGCGGACCATTTCCGGTCACTGAGCGCCCATCATGTGCCCGAACTGAACGGCACGTCGGTCGCGCGGATCCTGGTCGACGGCGCGGATGCTGTCGTGCTCGGAGAGATCGCGCAGACGGTGAGAGGCAATGGCACCGCCTACACCTCGCCGTTCGCGCTACACCTCTCGGTCGAGGAAGGACTCATCGTCCGCTACCACATCTACGAGGACAGCCTCACGGTCGCGCGAGCCCTCAGTGCTTGA